One genomic segment of Tripterygium wilfordii isolate XIE 37 chromosome 9, ASM1340144v1, whole genome shotgun sequence includes these proteins:
- the LOC120005826 gene encoding exocyst complex component SEC8, whose protein sequence is MGFFDGLPVPPDKAYLREDLSRIDESWAAARFDSLPHVVHILTSKDREGEAQVLKEQSDVIEEVVDEVVHAYHSGFNKAIQNYSQILRLFSESAESIAVLKVDLTEAKKRLGTRNKQLHQLWYRSVTLRHIISLLDQIEGIAKVPARIEKLIDEKQFYAAVQLHVQSSLMLEREGLQTVGALQDVRSELTKLRGVLFYKVLDDLHAHLYNKGEYSSFASSIHDRDDEIPTTTAAAFTMNNSQSLSRRTRSVKGDNQFGGHGLVDGSYKPGSVDGGSSFDGHDDDGSLEIHDEATLDGHAASIRVNSGDGNMKDVKIVPRQIPTWLVNSTPDEFLETIKKSDAPLHVKYLQTMVECLCMLGKVAAGGAIICQRLRPTIHDTITSKIKVHAEAVNSSRSGIDQVARSSATGLHFVKGQLESFQLPKQKHQNGIALAGTLVAVSPVSSMMAPTGKAQAAAKELLDSILDAVVRIFENHVVVGELLESKSSQQVDMNTPKLMTTDINWNPDTEASQITGGYSIGFSLTVLQSECQQLICEVLRATPEATSTDAAVQTARLASKVPSKEKRDGSEDGLTFAFRFTDATISMPNQGADLIRQGWSRRGPNVLQEGYGSAAVLPEQGIYLAASIYRPVLQFTEKLASMLPKEYSQLGNDGLLAFVENFVKDHFLPTMFVDYRKVVQQAISSPAAFRPRAHTTATYTPSIEKGRPVLQGLLAIDYLAKEVLGWAQAMPKFAGDLVKYVQTFLERTYERCRTSYMEAVLEKQSYMLIGRHDIDKLMRLDPASACLPSSLAQSHVGNTGSDAEAVEVESELSELFLNLRPIKQENLIREDNKLILLASLSDSLEYVADSIERLVQTTLGTSDLVEESGKPHRSQGSSSATKDLASFADDYRKLAIDCLKVLRVEMQLETIFHMQEMTSREYLEDQDAEEPDDFIITLTAQITRRDEEIAPFVVGVKRNYIFGGICSIAANASIKALADMKSINLFGVQQICRNSIALEQALAAIPSIDSEAVQQRLDHVRTYYELLNMPYEALLAFITEHEELFATTEYANLLKVQVPGREIPPDAQDRIAEMLSR, encoded by the exons TGAAGTGGTACATGCTTATCATAGTGGCTTCAATAAAGCAATCCAAAATTATTCCcag ATCTTGCGGTTATTCAGTGAATCAGCTGAAAGTATTGCTGTACTAAAGGTTGATTTAACTGAGGCGAAGAAGCGTCTTGGTACCCGCAATAAACAATTGCATCAGCTGTGGTATCGATCTGTTACGTTGAGGCACATAATCTCACTCTTAGATCAAATTGAGGGCATAGCTAAG GTACCGGCTCGTATTGAGAAACTCATCGACGAAAAACAGTTTTATGCGGCAGTTCAATTGCATGTTCAGTCGTCATTGATGCTAGAGCGAGAAGGCCTTCAAACG GTAGGTGCCCTTCAAGATGTTCGATCTGAGCTGACAAAGTTGCGAGGGGTTCTTTTTTATAAGGTTTTGGACGATTTGCATGCGCATCTTTACAACAAGGGTGAATACAG ctCATTTGCCTCAAGCATACATGACAGAGATGATGAGATTCCAACTACTACAGCTGCTGCTTTTACTATGAATAACTCACAGTCTCTATCTCGAAGAACAAGGTCGGTGAAAGGTGACAATCAATTTGGTGGTCATGGACTTGTGGATGGATCATATAAGCCAGGTTCTGTTGATGGAGG TTCTTCATTTGATGGCCATGATGATGATGGCTCTCTGGAAATACATGATGAAGCAACCTTAGATGGCCATGCAGCATCAATAAGGGTAAATAGTGGTGATGGGAACATGAAGGATGTTAAGATTGTTCCTCGTCAAATACCAACATGGCTGGTGAATTCCACTCCAGATGAATTTCTT GAAACAATCAAAAAGAGTGATGCTCCTCTTCATGTGAAGTATTTGCAGACAATGGTTGAATGCCTCTGCATGCTTGGCAAAGTTGCTGCTGGTGGTGCCATAATATG CCAAAGATTGCGGCCCACCATTCATGATACTATCACATCCAAGATAAAAGTTCATGCAGAAGCTGTCAACTCTTCAAGGTCTGGCATAGATCAGGTTGCCCGTAGTTCCGCTACAGGTCTCCACTTTGTTAAGGGACAGTTAGAAAGTTTCCAGTTGCCTAAACAGAAGCATCAGAATGGGATAGCACTGGCGGGGACTCTGGTTGCAGTTAGCCCTGTCTCATCCATGATGGCTCCCACAGGAAAAGCGCAGGCTGCTGCCAAAGAGCTTCTTGATTCAATTTTGGATGCTGTTGTTCGCATATTTG AGAACCATGTTGTTGTTGGAGAGCTTTTGGAATCAAAATCTTCTCAACAAGTTGACATGAACACTCCAAAATTAATGACGACGGATATAAACTGGAACCCTGATACTGAAGCATCTCAAATCACTGGAGGCTATAGTATTGGTTTTTCCTTGACAGTTTTACAG agtGAATGCCAACAACTGATATGTGAAGTTCTGCGAGCAACCCCTGAAGCAACATCAACGGATGCTGCTGTGCAGACTGCTAGACTAGCTAGTAAGGTCCCTTCCAAAGAGAAAAG GGATGGGTCTGAAGATGGTCTCACTTTCGCTTTTCGCTTTACAGATGCTACTATCTCTATGCCAAACCAGG GTGCTGATCTCATTCGACAAGGATGGAGTAGGAGGGGTCCAAATGTGTTACAAGAGGGCTATGGATCTGCTGCTGTTTTGCCTGAGCAAGGCATATATCTGGCAGCATCTATATACCGTCCTGTTCTTCAG TTTACAGAGAAGCTCGCGTCAATGCTGCCAAAAGAGTATTCCCAGCTTGG GAATGATGGATTGCTAGCTTTTGTTGAAAACTTCGTGAAAGACCACTTTTTACCAACTATGTTTGTGGACTACCGGAAAGTAGTACAGCAAGCTATATCAA GCCCAGCTGCATTTAGGCCAAGGGCACATACTACAGCTACCTATACTCCATCAATCGAGAAGGGTCGACCAGTCTTACAGGGTCTTTTGGCCATTGATTATTTAGCAAAGGAG GTGCTTGGCTGGGCTCAAGCAATGCCTAAATTTGCTGGTGACCTTGTGAAATATGTACAAACTTTCCTTGAGCGAACATATGAAAGATGCCGAACTTCATACATGGAG GCAGTTCTTGAGAAGCAGAGTTATATGCTCATTGGGAGGCATGATATTGACAAATTGATGCGGCTTGATCCAGCAAGTGCATGTTTACCAAGTTCACTTGCTCAGTCACATGTGGGAAACACTGGCTCTGATGCTGAGGCTGTTGAGGTTGAGTCAGAACTGAGTGAACTATTTTTGAACTTGCGGCCTATCAAGCAG GAAAATCTAATTCGTGAGGATAACAAACTTATTTTGCTGGCGAGCCTTAGCGATTCATTGGAGTACGTAGCAGACTCAATTGAAAG GCTGGTGCAAACAACTCTGGGAACATCAGACCTAGTGGAAGAGAGTGGTAAGCCTCATCGTTCTCAAGGAAGCAGCTCAGCTACAAAGGATCTGGCATCATTTGCAGATGATTACAGAAAACTTGCGATTGATTGCCTTAAGGTGTTACGTGTGGAGATGCAACTGGAGACAATTTTCCATATGCAG GAAATGACCAGTAGGGAATATTTGGAGGACCAAGATGCTGAAGAACCAGATGACTTCATCATTACCCTCACTGCACAG ATTACACGTAGAGATGAGGAAATTGCACCATTCGTAGTGGGAGTGAAGAGGAATTACATTTTTGGTGGAATTTGTAGTATTGCAGCAAATGCTTCCATCAAG GCTTTGGCTGACATGAAATCCATCAACCTTTTCGGAGTTCAGCAAATATGTCGGAATTCAATTGCGCTGGAACAG GCCCTGGCGGCTATCCCATCAATTGACAGTGAAGCAGTGCAGCAGAGACTGGATCATGTCCGTACCTATTATGAACTGTTGAACATGCCATATGAG GCCTTGCTTGCGTTCATCACAGAGCATGAGGAGTTGTTTGCAACAACAGA GTACGCTAATCTTCTAAAGGTCCAGGTACCAGGAAGGGAGATTCCTCCTGATGCACAGGATCGAATTGCAGAGATGTTATCTAGGTAG